The Mangrovivirga cuniculi genomic sequence AGCTCATTTTCGTTCATAAATAATAGTATTGGTTGTATTGTAAACAATGTGTAAGCATTTTCTTAGCGCCCCTTATTCGCCCTGGAGGAAATACTATCATCATTGCCAGGATCAATGATTTAGAGATACTTTCTCTTCAATTCGATTTAAATCTTTGCGTCCTCTGCGTCTTTGCGGTGTATTAAATTAAAAAAGCGAAGCTTTTATATACTATTCAGTGTTTCTAAGTAGAGCTCCTCGAGTTGATTAACCATAGTCTGCAAACTAAAACTCTCCACTACTCTTTCCCTTGCTCCTTGTTGAAGTGATTTAAGTTTATCCGGATTATTCACCAGCTCATTAATTTTACCCGATAATTCCTGCCAGTTCTCAACTTCAACCATACTACCTGACTTTCCATCTTCAACCACTTCCTTAATCCCTCCGGCATCAGTAGTTACTATTGCACATTCCATGCTCATTGCTTCTAGAAGCGCTATTGGCAAGCCCTCAAATTCTGAGGTCATCATAAAAATATCCATAGCTGAAAACCAATCAATTGTATTTGTCTGAAGACCGGGCATAAAAACCTTATCTTCAAGCCCAAGACGTTTCCTTTCTTCCAGGATCTCCTGTTTTAATGGACCGTCTCCAACTATAACACCATAAATATCTTGATTTTCTTTAGAAGCTTCAGCAAATACTTTTAACCATTCTTTCAATCGCTTTTGAAATCTGAATACTGCGACGGTTCCTATCAATATTCCTGACTCAGGCACACCAATCTTTATCCTAATTAAATTAGCAGCATTACTATTTCTTTGAAATTTCTCCGTATTAACACCATTCAATATTGTTTTAACAGGAATGGATGGTGAGATATTATGTTTAATAGATTCTGCAACATCTCCAGATAC encodes the following:
- a CDS encoding glycosyltransferase, producing the protein MKIKVLHIIKSLGRGGAEMLLPETLKIHNKEQFEFHYIYFLPWKDQMVSAIEGAEGKVTCFDASNNIKIMLKAKSVMNYCQENNIDIIHCHLPWAGFLGRVVHKISDIPVLYTEHNKQERYHRITYSLNKLTFNWHNIGVAVSGDVAESIKHNISPSIPVKTILNGVNTEKFQRNSNAANLIRIKIGVPESGILIGTVAVFRFQKRLKEWLKVFAEASKENQDIYGVIVGDGPLKQEILEERKRLGLEDKVFMPGLQTNTIDWFSAMDIFMMTSEFEGLPIALLEAMSMECAIVTTDAGGIKEVVEDGKSGSMVEVENWQELSGKINELVNNPDKLKSLQQGARERVVESFSLQTMVNQLEELYLETLNSI